One stretch of Malus domestica chromosome 14, GDT2T_hap1 DNA includes these proteins:
- the LOC103424226 gene encoding uncharacterized protein, with the protein MKNLMASFEAVAGNEPGNRSSREEPVQSIDAMRKPRILLAATGSVAALKFVSLCQIFSQWAEVKAVATRASLCFIDRASLPKDVIIYTDGDEWSSWRKIGDSVLHIELKKWADIMVIAPLSANTLGKIAERLCDNLLTCLVDAWDWKKPLFVAPAMNTLMWSNPFTELHVMSIDNLGILLIPPIRGEMAEPSTINSTVRLFYTHKFNRVAALDALQDNALRKPRILLAASGSVAAIKFAHLCRSFSVWSEVRAIATSASFHFIDRASLPKDVILYTDEEELSRWNTEYDSARPVELRHWADIMVIAPLSANTLAKIARGLCDNLLSSVVYAWDHNKPLYVAPAMNAMMWNNPFTEKHLKMIRDELGVKLILPRTKNGAMAEIDVIDGFVKDRLPDKI; encoded by the exons ATGAAGAATTTGATGGCGTCTTTTGAAGCGGTGGCTGGCAATGAACCTGGGAATCGCAGTAGCAGAGAGGAGCCAGTGCAAAGCATTGATGCTATGAGGAAGCCTCGGATTTTACTTGCTGCTACTGGAAGTGTAGCTGCCCTAAAGTTTGTCAGCCTCTGCCAGATTTTTTCTCAATGGGCGGAAGTAAAAGCAGTTGCCACAAGAGCATCTTTGTGTTTCATTGATCGAGCATCGCTTCCAAAGGATGTGATTATTTACACTGATGGGGATGAATGGTCCAGTTGGAGGAAAATTGGAGATAGCGTGCTTCACATCGAACTTAAAAAATGGGCTGATATTATGGTTATTGCTCCATTGTCAGCAAACACACTAGGCAAG ATTGCTGAGAGATTGTGTGACAATCTACTCACCTGTCTTGTAGATGCATGGGACTGGAAAAAGCCTTTGTTTGTTGCGCCGGCCATGAACACCTTGATGTGGAGCAATCCCTTCACCGAGCTACATGTGATGTCTATTGATAACCTAGGAATTTTACTCATCCCACCTATCCGTGGTGAAATGGCTGAGCCTTCTACAATCAACTCCACTGTAAGACTCTTTTACACTCACAAATTCAACAGGGTTGCTGCATTGGATGCATTACAAGACAATGCTCTGAGGAAGCCACGGATTCTACTCGCTGCTAGCGGGAGTGTAGCTGCCATAAAGTTTGCTCACCTCTGCCGTAGTTTCTCTGTATGGTCAGAAGTAAGAGCAATTGCCACAAGTGCATCTTTTCATTTCATCGATAGAGCATCACTCCCCAAGGATGTAATACTCTACACCGACGAAGAAGAATTGTCCAGATGGAACACAGAATATGATAGTGCGCGTCCCGTTGAGCTTCGCCATTGGGCTGATATAATGGTTATTGCCCCATTGTCAGCAAACACACTAGCCAAG ATTGCCCGGGGATTGTGTGACAATCTACTCTCCTCTGTTGTATATGCATGGGATCACAACAAGCCTTTATATGTTGCACCGGCCATGAACGCCATGATGTGGAACAATCCTTTCACAGAGAAACATTTGAAGATGATTAGGGATGAACTCGGAGTTAAACTCATCCTTCCTCGTACAAAGAATGGTGCAATGGCTGAAATTGATGTGATTGACGGTTTTGTAAAAGACCGTTTACCAGACAAAATTTGA